The following proteins come from a genomic window of Neptunomonas concharum:
- the cysQ gene encoding 3'(2'),5'-bisphosphate nucleotidase CysQ, whose amino-acid sequence MSIQIEAVVELARKAGVAVMDIYQKDFAVYDKSDSSPLTEADMASHHILVEGLQALTPSIPVLSEESGEEVKAERLNWAEYWLIDPLDGTKEFIKKNGEFTVNIALVREGVAVLGVVYAPALDVMYWGEAAKGAWKQESSNAPVEIQVADVPQVATGWRVVGSRSHQSEKFKVFMNCLPEADIVAMGSSLKLCLVAEGKADLYPRLGPTSEWDTAAAHAVVLAAGGQVLEASTLKPLIYNSRPDTLLNPFFIVCPAISDYWKAAAEN is encoded by the coding sequence ATGTCGATTCAAATAGAGGCAGTGGTAGAGCTTGCCAGAAAAGCAGGTGTGGCGGTGATGGATATTTACCAAAAGGACTTTGCGGTCTATGACAAATCTGACAGCAGCCCTTTAACGGAAGCAGACATGGCATCTCACCATATTTTGGTAGAGGGTTTGCAGGCACTCACACCGTCGATTCCAGTATTATCTGAAGAGTCCGGTGAAGAGGTTAAAGCGGAACGTCTGAATTGGGCTGAATATTGGCTGATTGATCCGCTTGATGGTACCAAAGAGTTTATTAAAAAGAATGGTGAATTTACGGTTAATATTGCGTTAGTTCGTGAAGGTGTTGCGGTTCTGGGTGTTGTGTATGCACCCGCATTGGATGTGATGTATTGGGGCGAGGCTGCTAAAGGTGCATGGAAGCAAGAGAGCAGTAATGCGCCTGTGGAAATTCAAGTGGCAGATGTTCCGCAAGTCGCTACCGGTTGGCGAGTGGTGGGTAGTCGTTCTCATCAATCAGAGAAGTTCAAAGTTTTTATGAACTGCTTGCCTGAGGCAGATATTGTCGCGATGGGCAGCTCGTTAAAGTTATGTCTAGTGGCTGAAGGTAAAGCAGACTTGTACCCACGCTTAGGCCCAACCAGTGAGTGGGATACGGCTGCTGCTCATGCTGTTGTTCTTGCGGCGGGTGGGCAAGTACTCGAAGCGAGTACGCTTAAACCGCTGATCTACAATAGCCGCCCTGATACGTTACTAAATCCTTTCTTTATTGTGTGCCCTGCGATCAGTGACTATTGGAAAGCGGCCGCAGAAAATTAA
- the cysD gene encoding sulfate adenylyltransferase subunit CysD, producing MPLTHLQRLEAESIQIMREVVAETENPVMLYSIGKDSAVMLHIAMKAFYPSLPPFPLLHVDTRWKFREMYEFRDQMVKNLGLKLISHINPEGIEKNINPFTHGSAIHTDIMKTEGLKQALDKYGFDAAFGGARRDEEKSRAKERVFSFRSADHRWDPKNQRPELWKQYNARKHKGESIRVFPISNWTELDIWQYIHLENIPIVPLYYSAERPVVERDGTLIMVDDERMPLLEGEVPMMKSVRFRTLGCYPLTGAVESNADTLPAIIQEMLLTKTSERQGRMIDHDSAASMEKKKQEGYF from the coding sequence ATGCCACTAACACACTTACAACGCCTGGAAGCGGAGAGCATCCAGATTATGCGGGAAGTTGTCGCTGAAACAGAAAATCCTGTGATGCTTTATTCTATTGGTAAAGATAGCGCGGTCATGCTGCATATAGCCATGAAAGCCTTTTACCCATCACTACCGCCGTTTCCACTCCTTCATGTAGACACTCGTTGGAAATTCCGCGAGATGTATGAGTTTCGTGACCAAATGGTTAAAAACCTTGGCCTCAAACTGATCTCCCACATCAATCCTGAAGGTATTGAGAAGAATATAAATCCTTTTACACATGGTTCCGCAATTCATACCGATATCATGAAAACTGAAGGTCTCAAACAAGCCCTAGATAAATACGGATTCGATGCTGCCTTTGGCGGCGCTCGCCGCGATGAAGAAAAGTCACGAGCAAAAGAGCGCGTATTCTCTTTCAGATCAGCCGACCATCGATGGGATCCTAAAAACCAACGTCCAGAGTTATGGAAACAATACAACGCCCGAAAACACAAGGGCGAGTCTATCCGTGTTTTCCCGATCTCAAACTGGACCGAGCTAGACATATGGCAATACATCCATCTTGAGAATATCCCTATCGTACCGCTTTATTACTCAGCAGAGCGCCCAGTAGTTGAGCGCGATGGCACATTGATCATGGTTGATGATGAACGTATGCCATTATTAGAGGGCGAAGTGCCTATGATGAAAAGTGTTCGCTTTCGCACGTTGGGCTGCTATCCGCTCACAGGTGCTGTTGAGTCAAACGCCGACACACTTCCTGCCATTATCCAAGAAATGCTGTTAACCAAAACATCGGAGCGCCAAGGCCGCATGATCGATCATGACTCCGCCGCATCCATGGAAAAGAAAAAACAGGAGGGCTACTTCTAA
- a CDS encoding capsular polysaccharide biosynthesis protein: MKTVGFFAAGHAVIGHLDRVLEARVKYCPPFYPSQGLDAVAGWGYKPSSKRAMAYAAKHNLPYWALEDGFLRSIGLGVHGHLEHSFIVDPVGVYYDATKPSLLENLIIHAPQDTDSLERANRCIEMLRQARLSKYNLAPDVSVFSQKAKSAVLVVDQTYGDTSVRLGMASATQFEEMLKAAIHDNPGAEVLVKVHPDVLAGKKKGYLHELAKVYSCRLVAQEVNPWSLFERVSDVYVVTSQLGFEALLAGKRVHCFGIPFYAGWGLTQDRQQCDRRQQPRSLQQLFFAAYLQYCRYINPYTGERCAFEDTVALLSLQKQHLERLRGTWLLPKNQRTFLPRLNRVLGLAANIRIASDGVSGCADKPALVNSYWLQDKSQASRVIKVQALDLFSVGPYKGVGYGLSNGIEVVNELLNKSELLGLLNQYDLLSYEQDAASGLYTVYRRYLQQQISETYTCFFQFPKDRKILLVVEDREQLSAEDELVLLNLIREANPTAYIIYARKDWNADKFAICPLPSVCDRGLAYDDILPFIQWVDEVHTHSSLIGFKALVLSVPVVTYSDAFYAGWGLTEDNMLSIKRARCLTLEELVYMLLIKYVTYHDPDTGDVINFETAHLLAQRYAHYPYGLTLASRIKRVIRSIFLNT; this comes from the coding sequence ATGAAAACCGTTGGATTTTTCGCTGCAGGCCATGCTGTTATAGGCCACCTAGATCGTGTTCTTGAGGCAAGGGTTAAATATTGCCCTCCGTTCTATCCCTCCCAAGGTTTAGATGCGGTAGCTGGGTGGGGATATAAGCCCTCCTCTAAGCGGGCAATGGCTTATGCTGCTAAGCATAATCTTCCTTATTGGGCGCTTGAGGATGGTTTTCTGCGATCTATTGGGCTAGGCGTTCATGGTCATCTTGAGCACAGTTTTATCGTCGACCCAGTTGGCGTTTATTATGATGCGACAAAGCCCTCTTTACTTGAAAACCTGATTATTCATGCACCGCAGGATACGGATAGCCTTGAGCGCGCTAATCGCTGTATTGAGATGCTTCGGCAGGCGCGTTTAAGCAAATATAACCTTGCACCTGATGTTTCCGTCTTTTCGCAAAAAGCAAAATCCGCCGTTTTGGTGGTAGATCAGACGTATGGTGATACTTCGGTGCGTTTAGGGATGGCCTCCGCTACACAATTTGAAGAGATGCTAAAAGCGGCTATTCACGATAATCCGGGAGCGGAGGTACTCGTCAAAGTTCATCCGGATGTATTGGCGGGTAAGAAAAAAGGTTATCTGCATGAGCTTGCTAAAGTTTATTCCTGCCGGTTAGTAGCGCAAGAGGTAAACCCTTGGTCGCTTTTTGAGCGTGTCAGCGATGTCTATGTGGTCACTAGTCAGCTAGGTTTTGAAGCTTTGCTGGCGGGTAAGCGTGTTCACTGTTTTGGTATCCCCTTTTATGCGGGGTGGGGGCTAACGCAAGATAGGCAGCAGTGCGATCGACGCCAACAGCCCAGATCTTTACAGCAGCTGTTTTTTGCAGCTTATCTGCAGTATTGCCGCTATATCAATCCCTACACGGGTGAGCGGTGTGCATTTGAAGATACCGTTGCATTACTTTCTTTGCAAAAACAGCATTTAGAACGCTTGCGAGGAACATGGTTACTCCCTAAAAATCAGCGAACGTTTCTACCTCGTTTGAATCGTGTACTTGGCTTAGCTGCCAATATCCGTATCGCTTCTGATGGTGTTAGCGGTTGCGCAGATAAGCCTGCCCTCGTGAATAGTTATTGGTTACAAGATAAATCTCAGGCTTCACGGGTAATTAAGGTTCAGGCGTTAGACTTGTTCTCAGTGGGTCCATATAAAGGTGTGGGCTACGGGTTAAGCAATGGTATTGAAGTTGTCAACGAGTTACTCAATAAGTCTGAACTTTTGGGTTTGTTGAATCAATATGATTTATTATCGTATGAGCAGGATGCGGCTTCGGGTCTATATACTGTTTACCGGCGCTATTTGCAGCAACAAATTTCAGAAACGTACACCTGCTTTTTTCAGTTTCCTAAGGATCGAAAAATTCTATTAGTGGTGGAAGATAGAGAGCAGTTATCTGCAGAAGATGAACTCGTGCTGCTTAATTTGATTCGTGAAGCAAATCCCACTGCGTATATTATCTATGCCAGAAAAGACTGGAATGCTGATAAGTTTGCTATATGTCCTTTACCTTCAGTATGCGATAGAGGGCTTGCTTATGATGATATTTTGCCTTTTATCCAATGGGTGGATGAGGTGCATACGCATTCATCACTTATAGGATTTAAAGCATTGGTGCTGAGTGTGCCTGTGGTGACTTACAGCGATGCTTTTTATGCAGGTTGGGGACTAACAGAAGATAATATGTTGAGTATAAAAAGGGCTCGATGCTTAACCTTAGAAGAGCTCGTCTATATGTTGCTGATAAAATATGTGACATATCATGATCCGGATACGGGGGATGTGATTAATTTTGAAACTGCTCACCTTTTAGCTCAGCGTTATGCTCATTATCCTTATGGTTTAACCTTAGCGTCGCGTATCAAACGTGTGATACGGTCTATCTTTCTAAATACCTGA
- a CDS encoding glycosyltransferase family 4 protein — MLSLENNRVLVVEEKPNPSTDFFILPLVRRWGGECVRFSFSDLPRMDEACENIVIFVRYIPWQWKKLLAQHSAKEVYLFIDDDLLDFRAWAGLPIHYQWKLFRLSYIHQRWLKSIGGKLLVSNPYLQQKYARWGAVGIEPKPVASTEKGAQITVFYHGSGSHKADIQWLYPVIESVITSNESVCFQIIGDASVNKQFRCLERVNVLHPMPWATYRQFLKSGRFDIGLAPLLDSHFNRARSYTKFFDITMAGAVGIYTQDSVYQAIVQHQVNGLLLPMDQQIWAAELSALVSDSVLRAQLFENASQTYHLSGIK; from the coding sequence ATGCTGTCTTTAGAAAATAACAGGGTGCTGGTTGTTGAAGAGAAGCCTAACCCTTCTACAGATTTTTTTATCTTACCTTTGGTGAGGCGTTGGGGGGGGGAGTGCGTGCGCTTCTCTTTTTCCGATCTGCCTCGTATGGACGAAGCTTGCGAAAATATTGTCATTTTTGTTAGGTATATCCCATGGCAATGGAAAAAGCTATTAGCGCAACACTCTGCAAAGGAAGTTTACCTTTTTATTGATGATGATCTGCTTGATTTCAGGGCGTGGGCTGGTTTGCCGATTCATTATCAATGGAAGCTATTCCGTTTAAGCTATATCCATCAACGATGGTTAAAGTCTATAGGGGGTAAGTTACTTGTCTCCAATCCTTATCTTCAGCAAAAGTACGCACGATGGGGGGCTGTCGGTATTGAGCCAAAGCCTGTCGCATCGACTGAAAAAGGCGCGCAAATTACGGTTTTTTATCATGGCTCAGGATCTCATAAAGCGGATATTCAATGGCTTTATCCGGTTATAGAAAGTGTTATTACCTCTAACGAGTCGGTTTGTTTTCAGATTATTGGTGATGCGTCTGTTAATAAGCAATTTAGGTGTTTGGAACGCGTTAATGTTCTGCACCCCATGCCTTGGGCGACGTATCGCCAATTCCTAAAGAGTGGGCGCTTTGACATAGGTCTTGCGCCTTTGCTGGATTCTCATTTTAATCGAGCTAGGTCTTACACAAAGTTTTTTGATATCACAATGGCAGGAGCTGTGGGGATATACACTCAAGATTCGGTTTACCAAGCTATAGTACAGCATCAAGTTAACGGACTATTACTCCCTATGGATCAGCAAATATGGGCTGCTGAGCTTAGTGCTCTTGTGAGTGATTCTGTGCTGCGAGCTCAATTATTCGAGAACGCCTCACAGACTTATCATTTGTCTGGGATAAAATAA
- a CDS encoding LTA synthase family protein, producing the protein MADKMDVIIVSMTLLFDHLIVPLLVGLLFAFLVELLLIPKAQVFWKRPLAANLLHVGGWLFFFCFELLLFQRPWFAMANVVAWHLVLILVNNAKYHVLREPFLFYDFEYLVDAIQHPRLYLPFVGVMNAVIALIVLVVVIAVGVFIEPSLLHSGQTDFWVVVWLCLLVISLCMLVMGYRRIDQNMPLHLDPELDFKQLGQGGFLWYYAKLHFSHPQLKHAKKLVRKSAGLFRKKKRSAPAPQSFTTPPVSDTHIHSLPDIVCVQSESFFDPRIYYDCVDPAVLAGFDQICQQALSYGSLNVPAWGANTIRTEAAFLSGIAPHAMGVNQFSPYRHFLKNPQTTVAHQLKAMGYKTVCIHPYPASFYQRDKLYPQLGFDRFIDIEAFDSKDKVGQYIGDHALTEQVRQLLSHTSGPSFIYIITMENHGPLHLEKPTDEDIERFYVDQQPVGCEDLSVYLRHLHNADRMAVDLSNLLKTRNNGGLLCWYGDHVPIMSKVYQCLGAPSGDTRYFIWSSHKGQSAEAPKKEQSKAVSGLASELMSVVLDTQKRNYHEGDTG; encoded by the coding sequence ATGGCGGATAAAATGGACGTTATCATCGTGAGCATGACCTTATTGTTTGATCACCTCATAGTGCCTTTGCTGGTTGGTTTGCTGTTTGCCTTTTTAGTTGAGTTGCTGCTTATACCCAAAGCTCAGGTGTTCTGGAAGCGTCCTTTAGCTGCTAACTTATTGCATGTGGGCGGTTGGCTTTTTTTCTTCTGTTTTGAATTATTGTTATTCCAGCGCCCTTGGTTTGCGATGGCCAATGTGGTGGCATGGCATTTGGTACTCATTTTGGTTAACAACGCCAAATATCATGTTTTGCGAGAGCCATTTCTATTTTACGATTTTGAATACTTAGTGGATGCCATCCAACATCCCCGGCTATACCTGCCTTTTGTAGGAGTAATGAATGCTGTTATTGCCTTGATTGTCTTAGTAGTTGTGATTGCTGTTGGCGTGTTCATTGAGCCTAGCTTGTTGCACAGTGGACAAACCGATTTCTGGGTAGTGGTCTGGTTGTGCTTACTTGTCATCTCACTTTGTATGCTGGTGATGGGGTATCGACGTATTGATCAAAATATGCCGCTACATTTGGATCCAGAACTGGATTTCAAGCAATTAGGGCAGGGTGGTTTTCTTTGGTATTACGCAAAGCTACACTTCTCGCACCCACAGCTTAAGCATGCCAAAAAACTGGTGCGTAAAAGTGCTGGATTATTTCGCAAGAAGAAGCGATCAGCACCTGCGCCGCAGTCTTTTACAACCCCGCCTGTATCCGACACGCACATTCACTCGCTACCGGATATTGTGTGTGTCCAGAGCGAGTCTTTTTTTGATCCTCGTATCTATTACGATTGTGTAGATCCTGCCGTTTTGGCGGGGTTTGATCAGATTTGTCAGCAGGCGTTGAGCTATGGTTCTCTGAACGTTCCTGCTTGGGGGGCAAATACTATTCGCACCGAAGCTGCATTTTTATCAGGTATTGCACCACATGCCATGGGTGTTAATCAGTTCAGCCCCTATCGTCATTTCCTTAAGAACCCACAAACGACGGTGGCACATCAGTTAAAAGCAATGGGTTATAAAACGGTTTGTATTCACCCGTATCCGGCCTCGTTTTATCAACGGGATAAACTTTACCCTCAACTGGGGTTTGATCGTTTTATTGACATTGAGGCCTTCGATAGCAAAGATAAAGTAGGACAATACATTGGTGATCATGCGCTAACGGAGCAGGTGCGCCAATTATTGAGTCATACATCAGGCCCTTCGTTCATTTACATCATTACGATGGAAAATCATGGTCCTTTGCATCTAGAAAAGCCAACGGATGAGGATATAGAGCGTTTCTATGTTGATCAGCAACCGGTTGGTTGTGAGGATCTCAGTGTCTATCTGCGCCACTTACATAATGCGGATCGTATGGCAGTAGATCTATCCAATTTGCTAAAAACACGAAATAACGGTGGTTTGCTGTGTTGGTATGGTGATCATGTGCCTATTATGTCTAAAGTTTATCAGTGCTTAGGAGCGCCCAGTGGTGATACTCGCTACTTTATTTGGAGTAGCCACAAAGGGCAAAGCGCTGAGGCTCCAAAAAAGGAGCAATCCAAAGCGGTTTCCGGTTTGGCTAGCGAGTTGATGTCAGTAGTTCTCGATACACAAAAGCGGAATTATCATGAAGGTGATACGGGATAA
- the cysN gene encoding sulfate adenylyltransferase subunit CysN, whose translation MAHVSDLIESDIEQYLKNHEHKSLLRFITCGSVDDGKSTLIGRLLYESKMLFEDQLAAVESDSKKFGTQGENIDFALLVDGLAAEREQGITIDVAYRFFSTDRRKFIVADTPGHEQYTRNMVTGASTADVAILMVDARKGILTQTRRHSYLTSLIGIRHIVVAINKMDLVDYSEQTFNQIVENYRSFAKQIGVEDITVIPMSAFKGDNITEPSPNMPWYHGTTLMGYLETVEIDDERRQHTPFRMPVQWVNRPNLDFRGFSGQLASGTIKPGDKVRVLPSGKESTVARLVTYDGDLEQAVAGQSITITLNDEIDISRGDLLVEATEPAAVAKQFETTIIWMHEEPLLPGRTYLMKVGTKTVSATITDIKYQVNVNTMEHMAAKKLELNGIGVCTVSLDQSIAFDPYKENQDTGGYILIDRLSNYTVGAGLLNFALRRSQNITMQHVDVDKTARSGQKHQKPCIVWLTGLSGAGKSTIANLVEKKLFAMGQHTYLLDGDNVRHGLNKDLGFTDEDRVENIRRISEVAKLMVDAGLIVISAFISPFRSERDMARNMVDDGEFIEVYINTPLDVAEQRDVKGLYKKARRGELKNFTGIDSPYETPEKAECTLDTTSMTPEECADMVIDYMRERGYI comes from the coding sequence ATGGCACACGTATCCGACCTAATTGAATCCGATATCGAGCAGTACCTGAAAAACCATGAACATAAAAGTCTGCTTCGTTTTATCACTTGCGGAAGCGTCGATGACGGAAAGAGTACTCTGATTGGTCGACTCTTATATGAGTCTAAGATGCTGTTTGAGGACCAGCTAGCAGCGGTTGAATCAGACTCTAAGAAGTTTGGCACCCAAGGGGAAAACATAGATTTTGCATTGCTAGTAGACGGCTTAGCAGCAGAGCGCGAACAAGGTATTACGATTGACGTGGCATACCGCTTTTTCTCAACAGACCGTCGTAAGTTTATCGTTGCAGATACACCCGGCCACGAGCAGTACACACGCAACATGGTAACCGGTGCTTCGACGGCTGATGTTGCGATCTTGATGGTCGATGCCCGCAAAGGCATCTTAACGCAAACTCGCCGCCATAGTTACCTGACCTCTCTGATTGGTATTCGCCACATCGTAGTTGCCATTAACAAAATGGACTTAGTGGACTACTCTGAGCAGACCTTCAATCAAATTGTTGAAAATTATCGCTCTTTTGCTAAGCAAATCGGTGTCGAAGATATTACCGTTATTCCAATGTCGGCATTCAAAGGGGATAACATCACTGAGCCAAGCCCTAATATGCCTTGGTATCATGGCACAACACTAATGGGTTACCTTGAAACCGTTGAAATCGATGACGAACGCCGCCAGCACACCCCATTCCGAATGCCGGTTCAATGGGTAAATCGTCCAAATCTAGATTTCCGTGGTTTCTCAGGGCAACTTGCCAGCGGTACGATAAAGCCGGGCGATAAGGTACGTGTGCTCCCATCAGGCAAAGAAAGCACTGTCGCTCGCTTAGTTACCTATGATGGCGACCTGGAACAAGCCGTAGCGGGGCAATCAATTACTATTACGCTCAATGATGAAATTGATATTTCAAGGGGCGATCTACTTGTTGAAGCGACAGAGCCTGCAGCCGTGGCCAAACAGTTTGAGACCACAATTATCTGGATGCATGAAGAACCCCTACTTCCTGGACGCACCTATCTAATGAAGGTAGGCACCAAAACGGTATCCGCCACAATCACTGATATTAAGTATCAAGTGAACGTCAATACCATGGAACACATGGCGGCGAAAAAACTGGAGCTTAATGGTATCGGAGTTTGTACTGTTAGCTTGGATCAATCCATTGCATTCGACCCTTATAAAGAGAATCAGGATACCGGTGGATATATCCTGATTGACCGCCTATCCAACTATACCGTAGGCGCGGGCCTCCTGAATTTTGCACTACGCCGCAGCCAAAATATCACCATGCAGCATGTCGATGTTGATAAAACCGCACGCTCAGGCCAAAAGCACCAAAAACCTTGTATCGTGTGGTTAACTGGGCTTTCAGGTGCAGGGAAATCCACGATTGCCAATCTGGTTGAGAAAAAACTGTTTGCCATGGGCCAGCATACTTATTTACTCGATGGCGACAATGTACGTCACGGATTAAATAAGGACCTGGGTTTTACGGATGAAGATCGCGTAGAAAATATACGCCGTATTTCAGAAGTGGCCAAACTGATGGTTGATGCGGGCCTGATCGTTATCAGTGCTTTTATCTCCCCATTCAGGTCTGAGCGCGATATGGCAAGAAATATGGTAGACGACGGTGAATTTATCGAAGTCTATATCAATACACCTCTAGACGTTGCTGAGCAAAGAGATGTAAAAGGTCTCTATAAAAAAGCACGCCGCGGTGAACTCAAAAACTTCACTGGGATAGACTCACCCTATGAGACGCCAGAAAAGGCTGAATGCACACTAGACACTACCAGCATGACGCCGGAAGAGTGCGCCGATATGGTAATCGATTATATGCGTGAGAGAGGTTACATTTAA
- a CDS encoding SLC13 family permease — MDVTAYLTLTVVFLVLLGLIFSKVATDIILMSALAVLIVSGVLTPMEGLAGFSNPGVMTIAVLYVVASGLKETGAIQWIASRLLGQPDNVRHAMMKVVLPTSAMSAFMNNTAVVAMFIPSIQDWATRIKISSSKLLIPLSYAAILGGTCTLIGTSTNLVVDGLLQASVNVKLGMFSLAWVGLPVLLVGGTFLYLFADKLLPNKKGAIEQLGSAREYSVDVFVEEGGALCGKSIEEAGLRSLSYGYLVEIQREERILSAVAPDTQLNAGDILVFVGAPECARELRHIQGLSPVHGEVHKLDIAHHERCLVEAVIGPEFVGLDQSIRHSRFRTRFQAAILSVSRNGQRISGKIGDIYLQVGDTLLLETGQDFVGQYRSRRDFLLVSAINDSTPPVFEKAPIALYILLGMVALSATGILSILESALLAAGAMLATRCVSITKARRNIDLTVITVIAASFSLGAAMTKTGAADAIAQLMLFSDDLSPWLMLAMVYILTAIFTEIITNNAAAILMFPIAMSIADQIGVNYMPFVVAVMFAASASFITPLGYQTNLMVMGPGGYSAKDFMKVGVPMSFLVAVTSIVIIPQVWGF, encoded by the coding sequence ATGGATGTGACTGCCTACCTGACATTAACAGTTGTTTTTCTGGTTTTGCTTGGTTTGATCTTCAGTAAGGTGGCCACTGATATTATCTTGATGAGTGCTTTGGCTGTACTCATTGTGAGTGGTGTATTAACACCGATGGAAGGCTTGGCGGGCTTTTCCAACCCCGGTGTTATGACCATAGCGGTTTTGTATGTGGTTGCCTCGGGGCTGAAAGAAACAGGCGCGATTCAGTGGATCGCTTCTCGTCTGCTAGGGCAGCCTGATAATGTACGCCATGCAATGATGAAAGTGGTATTACCTACGTCGGCCATGAGCGCCTTTATGAATAATACGGCTGTCGTTGCGATGTTCATCCCGTCTATTCAGGATTGGGCTACGCGCATTAAAATATCCTCATCGAAACTATTAATTCCGCTAAGTTATGCCGCGATCTTAGGTGGTACGTGTACCTTGATAGGGACGAGTACGAATCTGGTTGTTGATGGTCTTTTACAAGCAAGCGTAAACGTTAAATTAGGCATGTTTTCGCTGGCTTGGGTCGGCCTGCCAGTATTATTGGTTGGCGGCACCTTTTTGTACCTCTTTGCTGATAAGTTGCTACCCAATAAGAAAGGTGCGATTGAACAGTTAGGGTCGGCACGTGAGTACAGTGTGGATGTCTTTGTTGAGGAAGGTGGGGCACTGTGTGGGAAAAGCATTGAGGAGGCTGGGCTACGAAGTTTAAGTTATGGTTACTTGGTTGAAATTCAGCGCGAAGAAAGAATTCTCTCAGCGGTTGCCCCAGATACCCAATTGAACGCAGGAGATATATTGGTTTTTGTAGGGGCTCCGGAGTGTGCGCGGGAATTACGTCATATTCAGGGGCTTAGTCCGGTTCATGGCGAAGTCCATAAGTTGGATATTGCCCACCATGAACGCTGCTTAGTTGAGGCGGTGATCGGGCCAGAGTTTGTAGGTTTAGATCAATCTATCCGTCACTCGCGCTTTCGTACACGCTTTCAGGCGGCTATCTTATCTGTGTCGCGTAATGGTCAGCGAATCAGCGGGAAGATCGGTGATATTTATCTGCAAGTCGGTGATACCTTGCTACTGGAAACCGGTCAGGATTTCGTGGGGCAATACCGTTCTCGCCGTGACTTTTTATTGGTCAGTGCGATTAATGACTCAACCCCCCCTGTTTTTGAAAAAGCCCCCATCGCCTTATACATTCTGTTAGGGATGGTTGCATTAAGCGCAACGGGCATTTTATCTATTCTTGAGTCGGCACTATTAGCTGCTGGTGCGATGCTGGCTACGCGGTGTGTGTCGATTACCAAAGCACGCCGTAATATTGATCTAACCGTTATTACCGTAATTGCCGCATCTTTCTCTCTTGGAGCGGCGATGACTAAAACCGGTGCTGCCGATGCGATAGCGCAACTCATGTTGTTTAGTGATGATTTATCTCCTTGGCTGATGTTAGCTATGGTCTATATCCTGACGGCTATTTTTACAGAAATTATCACCAATAACGCCGCAGCGATTTTGATGTTCCCGATTGCGATGTCTATTGCTGATCAGATAGGTGTAAATTATATGCCGTTTGTTGTTGCGGTGATGTTTGCAGCTTCTGCCAGCTTTATTACGCCATTAGGCTATCAAACTAATTTGATGGTTATGGGGCCAGGTGGCTACAGTGCAAAAGATTTTATGAAGGTCGGTGTGCCGATGAGTTTTTTGGTAGCTGTCACTTCAATTGTTATTATCCCTCAGGTTTGGGGTTTCTAA
- a CDS encoding SDR family NAD(P)-dependent oxidoreductase, with product MPLKIVITGATGAIGSALAKAYAVDGHSLVLQGRRSASLEKLCDECQLLGGKATFHAFDLTDSEQTRSWCEMLLADGVPDLVFANAGMNINTGQQHQGEQWSQIEALLDLNVKSTLQLVHHMALAMKQREAGQLVLISSLAAFYGLPDTPSYSASKAAIKAYGEGIRGWLAPFGVGVSVVMPGYVASDMCHEMPGPKPFLWTPERAAKTIKRRVAKNHPRISFPFPLNIGCWGLAALPPGVSQKLLKWLGYGG from the coding sequence ATGCCGCTTAAAATTGTGATTACAGGTGCAACAGGCGCTATCGGTTCTGCGTTAGCGAAAGCCTATGCGGTTGATGGTCATTCCTTGGTATTACAGGGACGCCGGTCTGCTTCTTTAGAGAAATTGTGTGATGAATGTCAGTTATTAGGTGGTAAGGCGACCTTCCACGCTTTTGATTTAACCGACAGCGAGCAAACTCGTTCATGGTGTGAAATGTTACTGGCTGATGGGGTACCTGATCTCGTATTCGCTAATGCAGGTATGAATATTAATACGGGGCAGCAGCACCAGGGAGAGCAGTGGTCACAGATCGAAGCGCTCTTAGATTTGAATGTTAAATCCACCCTTCAGTTAGTGCATCATATGGCGTTAGCAATGAAACAGCGTGAAGCTGGTCAACTGGTATTGATTAGCTCTTTAGCCGCATTTTATGGCTTGCCGGATACGCCCAGTTATAGCGCAAGTAAAGCTGCAATCAAAGCTTATGGTGAGGGTATTCGCGGTTGGTTGGCACCGTTTGGTGTAGGGGTTAGTGTGGTGATGCCGGGTTATGTCGCATCGGATATGTGTCATGAAATGCCGGGGCCAAAGCCTTTTTTATGGACACCTGAGCGAGCCGCAAAAACGATTAAACGTCGTGTCGCTAAAAACCATCCGCGCATCAGTTTTCCCTTTCCACTGAATATAGGTTGTTGGGGGCTGGCTGCATTACCGCCGGGTGTGTCGCAAAAGCTACTTAAGTGGTTAGGCTATGGCGGATAA